In Nocardia sputorum, a single genomic region encodes these proteins:
- a CDS encoding putative quinol monooxygenase: MSTLTLNVRFLAKPGREAELKDLLQGMIEPTLAEGGCLRYELYLHPTDPSRMVLLEEWADEDALAAHFRTPHLKALATALQEVLVEPFQLRRFTEIA; encoded by the coding sequence ATGTCGACGTTGACGCTCAACGTGCGCTTCCTCGCCAAGCCGGGTCGCGAGGCGGAATTGAAGGATCTGCTGCAAGGCATGATCGAACCGACGCTGGCGGAAGGCGGGTGCCTGCGGTACGAGCTCTACCTGCATCCCACCGACCCGAGCCGGATGGTGTTGCTGGAGGAGTGGGCCGACGAGGATGCCTTGGCCGCACATTTCCGGACACCGCACCTGAAGGCTCTCGCCACCGCGTTGCAGGAAGTCCTGGTCGAACCGTTCCAGTTGCGACGGTTCACCGAAATAGCCTGA
- a CDS encoding FAD-dependent oxidoreductase — MAYVITQRCCNDASCVSECPVDCIRPTPDQPEFATTEMLYIDPDTCIDCGACVDACPVEAIFSEDDLTASLARFRDINAAYFQRHPLESNFDPIVTPSRPPKELGTLRVAIVGAGPAACYAADELLRRADVEIEMFDRLPTPWGLVRAGVAPDHPGTKTVSGMFESAFRRETLQYYLNVEVGTHISHEELLRHHHAVIYAVGASSDRRMGVPGEDLPGSHSATEFVAWYNGHPDFADRTFDLSGERAVIVGNGNVALDVARVLTVDPDELAKTDIADHALEALRRSNIREVVVLGRRGPLQAAYTSPEFLALAHLKGVDVIVDETDLALDHASQAIVDDPQVEPSLALKYTLAKEYAGGRRAEGNKRIVFRYLTSPTALTGSERVEAVEIVHNELFEEDGQLVARPTDRTESIDASLVLRSIGYRGERIGELPFDERRGVVPNEHGRVIGDDGTMLSGVYVSGWIKRGPRGVIGSNRIDSEETVELLLADFTAGKLAPPQADRAALKALLAERQADLVDRAGWRAIDQAEKSAGKSAGRPRVKFTTREDLLKAARG; from the coding sequence ATGGCCTACGTAATCACGCAGCGTTGTTGCAACGACGCCAGCTGCGTCTCCGAGTGCCCGGTCGACTGCATCCGTCCCACTCCGGATCAGCCGGAGTTCGCGACGACCGAGATGCTCTACATCGACCCCGACACCTGTATCGACTGCGGCGCCTGTGTCGACGCGTGCCCGGTGGAGGCCATCTTCTCCGAGGACGACCTGACCGCTTCGCTGGCGCGATTCCGCGATATCAACGCCGCCTACTTCCAACGGCACCCGCTGGAATCGAACTTCGATCCGATCGTCACCCCCTCGCGTCCGCCGAAGGAGCTGGGCACCCTGCGCGTCGCGATCGTCGGCGCCGGTCCCGCGGCCTGCTACGCGGCCGACGAACTGCTGCGCAGGGCCGACGTGGAAATCGAGATGTTCGACCGGCTGCCCACCCCGTGGGGCCTGGTGCGGGCGGGCGTCGCGCCCGACCATCCGGGCACCAAGACCGTCTCGGGCATGTTCGAGTCCGCGTTCCGCCGCGAGACCCTGCAGTACTACCTCAACGTCGAGGTGGGTACGCACATCTCGCACGAGGAACTGCTGCGTCACCACCACGCCGTGATCTACGCGGTCGGCGCCTCGAGCGACCGCAGAATGGGCGTCCCGGGCGAGGACCTGCCGGGCAGCCACTCCGCCACCGAATTCGTGGCCTGGTACAACGGCCATCCCGATTTCGCCGACCGCACGTTCGACTTGTCCGGCGAGCGGGCCGTGATCGTCGGCAACGGCAACGTCGCGTTGGACGTGGCGCGCGTGCTGACCGTCGATCCCGACGAACTCGCCAAGACCGACATCGCCGATCACGCGCTGGAGGCGCTGCGGCGGAGCAATATTCGCGAAGTCGTCGTGCTCGGCAGGCGCGGCCCGCTGCAGGCGGCCTACACCTCGCCGGAATTCCTCGCGCTGGCGCATCTGAAGGGCGTCGACGTCATCGTGGACGAGACCGACCTGGCACTCGATCACGCCAGCCAGGCGATCGTGGACGACCCGCAGGTCGAGCCGTCGCTGGCGTTGAAATACACGCTGGCCAAGGAATACGCCGGCGGACGCCGGGCGGAGGGCAACAAGCGGATCGTGTTCCGCTACCTGACCTCGCCGACCGCGCTCACCGGCAGCGAGCGGGTCGAGGCCGTCGAGATCGTGCACAACGAACTGTTCGAGGAAGACGGTCAGCTGGTCGCGCGGCCGACCGATCGCACCGAGAGCATCGACGCTTCGCTGGTGCTGCGGTCGATCGGCTACCGCGGCGAGCGGATCGGGGAGCTGCCGTTCGACGAGCGGCGCGGCGTCGTGCCGAACGAGCACGGCCGGGTCATCGGCGACGACGGGACGATGCTGAGCGGCGTCTACGTCAGCGGATGGATCAAGCGGGGACCACGCGGCGTCATCGGATCGAACCGGATCGACTCCGAGGAGACGGTCGAGTTGCTGCTCGCCGACTTCACCGCGGGCAAGCTCGCTCCCCCGCAAGCCGACCGCGCCGCGCTGAAGGCCCTGCTCGCCGAGCGCCAGGCCGACTTGGTGGACCGGGCGGGCTGGCGAGCGATCGACCAAGCGGAGAAATCCGCGGGCAAGTCCGCGGGCCGCCCACGTGTCAAGTTCACCACCCGCGAGGACCTGCTCAAAGCCGCCCGAGGCTGA
- a CDS encoding SixA phosphatase family protein, which yields MARTLILMRHGKSAYPEGVGDHERPLAPRGRREAGLAGDWLRATQPPIDAVRCSTATRTRQTLTATGVTAPVVFEPGIYEAAPETLIELVRLGDDDVTTLLMVGHAPGMPWTAWELASNRDAAPAVELSRKFPTSALAVLRFDRDWADVDPGTGELVHFHIPR from the coding sequence ATGGCGCGGACCCTGATCCTCATGCGGCACGGCAAATCGGCCTATCCGGAGGGCGTCGGCGATCACGAGCGGCCGCTCGCGCCGCGGGGCAGGCGCGAGGCCGGGCTCGCGGGCGACTGGTTGCGCGCGACCCAGCCGCCGATCGACGCGGTGCGCTGTTCCACCGCCACGCGGACCAGGCAGACGCTCACGGCCACCGGGGTCACCGCGCCGGTCGTCTTCGAACCCGGGATCTACGAGGCCGCGCCGGAGACGCTCATCGAGCTGGTCCGCCTCGGCGACGACGACGTGACGACCCTGCTGATGGTCGGGCACGCGCCGGGGATGCCGTGGACCGCTTGGGAATTGGCGAGCAATCGTGATGCCGCCCCCGCGGTCGAACTCAGCCGGAAGTTCCCGACTTCAGCGCTCGCGGTGTTGCGTTTCGATCGCGACTGGGCGGACGTCGATCCGGGGACCGGTGAGCTGGTGCATTTCCACATACCGCGCTGA
- a CDS encoding GNAT family N-acetyltransferase — translation MKPEAPRDRVWIDKQTPAAFRALNSVANEVRAAGAAVGLDRRIIELVNLRVSQLNGCAYCLDVHYRAALAAGATEQEIAVLPGWRRGGPYTPFERAVLAVAEITATLPGEDVVEREYASARRYLTDDQLSVVIWVATTIGAFNRVSILSRHPVRARKEKTTMTESASQSKVVRNDERHRYEVFYGGELAGFADYEERDDETVFTHTEVDGAFSGKGLGSVLAKSAIEDVVERGRVIRPVCPFIKAYLDKHPDYDKHVIGKGVDR, via the coding sequence ATGAAGCCCGAAGCGCCACGCGACCGCGTCTGGATCGATAAGCAGACGCCGGCCGCGTTCCGCGCGCTCAACAGCGTCGCGAACGAGGTCAGGGCCGCGGGAGCGGCGGTGGGTCTGGATCGCCGGATCATCGAACTGGTCAATCTGCGCGTCTCCCAGCTCAACGGCTGCGCATACTGCCTGGACGTGCACTACCGGGCCGCCCTGGCAGCCGGCGCCACCGAGCAGGAGATCGCGGTGCTGCCCGGCTGGCGGCGCGGCGGCCCGTACACCCCGTTCGAGCGGGCCGTGCTCGCGGTAGCGGAAATCACCGCGACGCTTCCCGGCGAAGACGTCGTCGAGCGTGAGTACGCGTCGGCGCGCCGGTATCTGACGGACGACCAGTTGTCCGTCGTCATCTGGGTGGCCACCACGATCGGCGCGTTCAATCGGGTCTCGATTCTCAGCAGACATCCGGTCCGCGCACGGAAGGAGAAGACAACCATGACCGAATCGGCTTCGCAGTCCAAGGTCGTCCGCAACGACGAGCGGCATCGCTACGAGGTGTTCTACGGCGGGGAGCTGGCGGGATTCGCCGACTACGAGGAGCGCGACGACGAGACGGTGTTCACGCACACCGAGGTCGACGGCGCGTTCTCCGGCAAGGGCCTCGGCTCCGTCCTGGCCAAGAGCGCGATCGAGGACGTCGTCGAGCGCGGGCGCGTGATCCGTCCGGTGTGCCCGTTCATCAAGGCGT
- a CDS encoding aldo/keto reductase, translating to MTTVGTLPTTALGGGDIRVGTQGLGCMGMSEFYGPSDPTESRATLDRALELGVTLFDTADVYGSGHNEEFLSDFVRAERDRLVIATKFGIVRKADDPAYRGFDNSPAYIRNSVEGSLRRLGIDTIDLYYMHRKDPAVPIEDTVGAMAELVREGKVRALGLSEVTGAELRAAHAVHPIAAVQSEWSLFSRDVERTVVPAAAELDVTFVPYSPLGRGFLTGSFTGTADTNDFRSSMPRFTGENAARNAELLAPLRAIAEARGITLAQVALAWAHAQAGVHDLAVVPIPGTRSRTRLTENVAAATIALTLDELAALEPIADQVSGTRYADMSFTSAGRE from the coding sequence ATGACAACGGTCGGCACGCTGCCCACCACCGCGCTGGGCGGCGGCGACATCCGGGTGGGGACCCAAGGCCTGGGCTGCATGGGCATGAGCGAGTTCTACGGCCCCAGCGACCCCACCGAATCCCGGGCCACCTTGGACCGGGCGCTGGAGCTGGGTGTCACGCTGTTCGACACCGCCGACGTCTACGGCTCCGGTCACAACGAAGAATTTCTCAGCGATTTCGTCCGCGCCGAGCGCGACCGGCTGGTGATCGCCACCAAGTTCGGCATCGTCCGCAAGGCCGACGACCCTGCCTACCGGGGCTTCGACAACTCCCCCGCCTACATCCGCAACTCGGTGGAAGGCAGCTTGCGCAGGCTCGGGATCGACACCATCGATCTGTACTACATGCACCGCAAGGATCCCGCCGTGCCGATCGAGGACACGGTCGGCGCGATGGCGGAATTGGTGCGGGAGGGCAAGGTCCGCGCGCTCGGCCTGTCCGAGGTCACCGGAGCCGAACTGCGGGCGGCGCACGCGGTGCACCCGATCGCGGCCGTGCAGTCGGAATGGTCGCTGTTCTCCCGGGACGTCGAACGCACCGTGGTGCCTGCGGCCGCGGAACTGGATGTGACGTTCGTGCCGTACTCGCCGCTGGGTCGCGGCTTCCTGACCGGATCGTTCACCGGCACCGCGGACACGAACGATTTTCGCTCCTCGATGCCGCGCTTCACCGGCGAGAACGCGGCCCGCAACGCCGAGCTGCTCGCCCCGCTGCGGGCCATCGCCGAAGCACGCGGCATCACCCTGGCACAGGTGGCGCTGGCCTGGGCGCACGCCCAAGCCGGTGTGCACGACCTCGCGGTGGTCCCGATCCCCGGCACGCGCAGCCGGACCAGGCTCACCGAGAACGTCGCCGCCGCGACGATCGCACTGACCCTCGACGAGCTGGCGGCGCTGGAGCCGATCGCGGATCAGGTTTCCGGAACGCGGTACGCGGATATGTCGTTCACGTCCGCGGGCCGGGAGTGA
- a CDS encoding glyoxalase superfamily protein, with protein MDWKIELVAIPVTDVDRAKDFYTKIGFNADHDHRVDENLRFVQLTPPGSGCSICLGEGVTDAAPGSVRGMQMVVASAEDAYQQLTAAGVDATPVQDLGWGLFTFFADPDGNKWAVQQLPDYTS; from the coding sequence ATGGATTGGAAAATCGAGCTCGTCGCCATTCCGGTGACCGACGTCGACCGCGCCAAGGACTTCTACACCAAGATCGGTTTCAACGCCGACCACGACCACCGGGTCGACGAGAACCTGCGCTTCGTGCAACTGACCCCGCCCGGCTCCGGCTGCTCCATCTGTCTGGGCGAAGGCGTCACCGACGCGGCGCCCGGCAGTGTCCGGGGTATGCAGATGGTGGTGGCCAGCGCCGAGGACGCCTATCAGCAGTTGACCGCGGCAGGCGTGGACGCCACGCCGGTCCAGGATCTCGGCTGGGGGCTGTTCACCTTCTTCGCCGATCCGGATGGCAACAAATGGGCCGTCCAGCAGCTGCCCGACTACACCAGCTGA
- a CDS encoding MerR family transcriptional regulator: MSDDREQPRYSIGEVSERSGLSRDTLRWYERIGLMDYIGRDHTGKRRFSDRDLEWLALIGRLRTTGMSVADMVRYAELVRAGDATLPQRLAMFRDTRAEVLAKIDELRQTLAVLDRKIALYEGKSRAIEQAVGTTQDTEGIKV; the protein is encoded by the coding sequence GTGAGCGACGACAGGGAACAGCCCCGGTATTCGATCGGCGAGGTGTCCGAGCGGTCGGGGCTGAGCCGGGACACGCTGCGCTGGTACGAGCGGATCGGGCTGATGGACTACATCGGGCGCGACCACACCGGCAAGCGGCGATTCAGCGACCGGGATCTGGAATGGCTGGCGCTGATCGGGCGGCTGCGCACGACCGGCATGTCGGTGGCGGACATGGTGCGCTACGCCGAGCTGGTGCGGGCCGGGGACGCCACGCTCCCGCAACGGCTGGCGATGTTCCGGGACACCCGCGCGGAAGTGCTCGCCAAGATCGATGAACTTCGTCAGACCCTGGCCGTGCTCGATCGCAAGATCGCCCTCTACGAGGGCAAGAGCCGAGCGATCGAGCAGGCCGTGGGCACCACGCAGGACACCGAAGGGATCAAGGTATGA